The Allochromatium tepidum genome has a window encoding:
- a CDS encoding glycosyltransferase — MTQMTLAAEPNKSCLLVIGMHRTGTSAIAELLGRTGFHLGRDLIGANAWNPHGHFESRAVIGLNDSLLAAGAAHWHTLFHALPATETLIERARPEFRDLLRQVFDEAPSIAIKDPRLCRLLPVWRTLLREAGYRVGYLVMVRDPLACADSLARRDGFEPLKGLWLWGLHLFEALGAVDPAESILVHYEDLIAAPEREAARLTAWLQSQGWIDDTQADPPSADVIDSSLSHSGDLDTRIPEARDDMPAFVAELHRVLRAPDGLARLSERLPEIARRLDSDRLRDLPRLLALVEREAEHLREGLVLREREIDAARLDIDELQSQLDVSRDSHQCLEQQIESARRNAASLESRIETLESQIETYRQELVERAPSARLRFFLETPRLGLGLAGSIRLSGWCLHPHHEIESLQIEIDGCAIPCDYGHARPDVHDAHAQIAHGANTGFCAQIKLVPGRYRLHVSAVLADGRTESVEPMPTLNILPDPGLKSVLIPGLRRAASFPGFVLNASRTWYRNHRRLPRPAELPQLIRLALNVHAQQRSITLDLAPPAGFSLPSPVDPYQAWIEVNGLTAADRVVYQRRMAERAEAHWPRLSVVMPVYDPPRDLFEAAIDSVRTQIYPHWELCIADDASPQPWVRERLLELAAEDPRIRIVLRPVNGHISRCTNSAAELASGSHLCLLDQDDLLAPEALMEVALALIDRPDTDLLYSDDDKIDVDGRRYDPQFKPDWSPELLLYYMYFSHLFVIRRELFAALGGLRVGFEGAQDYDLALRASEQARSVHHIPRILYHWRALTGSTATSGNAKPASFDAGERALNEAFSRRGVTAEAYRPLWAKRGGLGIYWHRFPDDGPSVSILIPSRNNGRILKRCVDSLARTSYRNHRVLIIDNASDDPDTRRYLAGLDHPVLSIPNGPRGFSFAAINNQAARQVTSDYLLFLNDDTEVIAPDWLSQMMGHARLEGVGAVGARLLFPNETIQHAGIVHGYYDGLAGPAFKGHPRRHHGYLSYAMVGRNYSAVTAACLLTPRALFERLGGFDEQQFAVAYNDVDYGYRLIAAGYRCVYAPGAELYHHEGYSRGPGLDDPAEVLNFRARYRDYRDPYYNPNLSLDDEGFRIASRRLPRGSAPRPIRVLMCAFTLNHEGAPYSQYELTLALKEAGVLEPIVYSPYEGPLRALYEQAGIRVIVGPHPLLGVFDLQAYEAAIDRFAALAESLGVDLIYANTLQTFYAIAAARRLGKPSLWNVRESEPWQTYFDFLAPPLAVEALGCFSEPYRIIFVAETTRRQFEPLNSRNNFSVIHNGLNPARFQGVLQEGARQEARRRLEVADQDFVVLLLGTVCERKGQLDLVQACAHLPPEVAARLRVFIVGDRPGDYSLRLHRAREALAPALRERIHIIAEVGQPALYYAAADCFVCTSRIESYPRVILEAMAFELPIVSAPTYGVVEQVREGINADFYPAGRPRVLAERLRALMDDPERLARYRRNAPLVLRSLTQFDEMAAAYARLFEEAAESFEQPTPSFSA; from the coding sequence CCGAGCTGCTGGGGCGGACCGGCTTTCACCTCGGTCGGGATCTGATCGGGGCGAACGCATGGAATCCGCATGGTCACTTCGAGTCGCGCGCCGTCATCGGTCTGAATGACAGCCTGCTCGCCGCCGGCGCCGCGCACTGGCATACGCTGTTTCACGCGCTGCCCGCGACCGAGACGCTGATCGAGCGCGCGCGCCCCGAGTTCCGGGATCTGTTGCGGCAGGTCTTCGATGAGGCGCCCTCGATCGCGATCAAGGATCCGCGTCTGTGCCGGCTGCTGCCGGTCTGGCGGACCCTGCTCCGGGAGGCCGGTTATCGCGTCGGTTATCTGGTGATGGTGCGCGACCCGCTCGCCTGTGCCGATTCGCTGGCGCGTCGCGATGGTTTCGAGCCGCTCAAAGGGCTGTGGCTCTGGGGGCTGCATCTGTTCGAGGCGCTCGGAGCCGTGGATCCGGCCGAATCCATCCTGGTGCACTACGAGGATCTCATCGCCGCTCCCGAGCGGGAGGCCGCGCGCCTGACCGCCTGGCTCCAATCCCAGGGTTGGATCGACGACACCCAGGCCGATCCGCCGTCGGCCGACGTGATCGATTCGAGCCTGTCGCACTCGGGCGATCTCGACACCCGGATACCCGAGGCCCGTGATGACATGCCCGCGTTCGTGGCCGAACTCCATCGTGTCTTGCGCGCACCGGACGGACTCGCCCGGCTATCCGAACGTCTGCCGGAGATCGCGCGTCGGCTCGATTCGGATCGGCTGCGCGATCTGCCGCGTCTGCTCGCACTGGTCGAACGGGAGGCCGAGCATTTGCGCGAAGGACTGGTGCTGCGCGAACGGGAGATCGACGCGGCTCGACTCGACATCGACGAACTCCAGAGTCAATTGGACGTCTCTAGGGACTCGCATCAGTGCCTGGAGCAGCAGATCGAATCCGCGCGCCGGAACGCCGCTTCACTGGAGTCCAGGATCGAAACACTGGAATCTCAGATCGAGACCTATCGGCAGGAACTGGTCGAACGCGCCCCATCCGCCCGCTTGCGCTTCTTCCTCGAAACCCCGCGCCTGGGGTTGGGGTTGGCGGGTTCCATCCGCCTGTCCGGCTGGTGCCTGCATCCGCACCATGAAATCGAGTCGCTCCAGATCGAGATCGATGGCTGTGCGATCCCTTGTGACTATGGTCACGCGCGCCCGGACGTCCACGACGCCCATGCTCAGATCGCGCATGGCGCGAACACCGGGTTCTGCGCCCAGATCAAGCTGGTCCCAGGCCGTTATCGGCTGCACGTCTCGGCCGTGCTGGCCGATGGCCGCACCGAGTCGGTCGAGCCGATGCCGACCCTGAATATCCTGCCCGATCCGGGCCTCAAGTCCGTGCTCATTCCGGGCCTGCGTCGGGCAGCGAGTTTTCCCGGTTTCGTCTTGAACGCCTCGCGCACCTGGTATCGCAATCATCGGCGTCTGCCGCGTCCGGCGGAACTGCCGCAACTGATCCGGCTCGCGCTCAATGTGCATGCCCAGCAGCGTTCGATCACCCTGGATCTCGCGCCGCCCGCCGGTTTCAGTCTGCCGTCCCCGGTCGATCCCTACCAGGCCTGGATCGAGGTCAACGGACTCACCGCGGCCGACCGGGTCGTCTACCAGCGCCGCATGGCGGAGCGGGCCGAGGCGCACTGGCCGCGGCTCTCGGTGGTCATGCCGGTCTACGACCCGCCGCGCGACCTGTTCGAGGCCGCGATCGACTCGGTCCGCACCCAGATCTATCCGCACTGGGAACTGTGCATCGCCGACGACGCCAGCCCCCAACCCTGGGTACGCGAGCGCCTGCTCGAACTGGCGGCGGAAGATCCGCGCATCCGTATCGTGCTGAGACCCGTCAATGGTCACATCAGCCGCTGCACCAACAGCGCGGCCGAACTGGCGAGCGGCTCGCATCTGTGTCTGCTCGATCAGGACGACCTGCTCGCGCCCGAGGCGCTGATGGAGGTCGCGCTCGCGCTGATCGACCGGCCGGACACGGATCTGCTCTATTCCGACGACGACAAGATCGACGTCGATGGCCGGCGCTACGATCCGCAGTTCAAACCGGACTGGAGTCCCGAACTGCTGCTCTACTACATGTACTTCAGCCATCTCTTCGTCATCCGGCGCGAACTCTTCGCCGCGCTCGGCGGACTGCGGGTCGGCTTCGAGGGGGCGCAGGACTATGATCTCGCGCTGCGCGCCAGTGAGCAGGCCCGTTCGGTGCATCACATCCCGCGTATCCTCTATCACTGGCGCGCCCTGACCGGCTCCACGGCCACCAGCGGCAACGCCAAGCCGGCCAGTTTCGACGCCGGTGAGCGTGCGCTCAACGAGGCCTTCAGCCGGCGCGGGGTGACGGCCGAGGCCTATCGGCCGCTCTGGGCCAAACGCGGCGGCCTGGGGATCTACTGGCATCGCTTTCCGGACGACGGCCCCAGCGTCTCCATCCTCATCCCCAGCCGCAACAACGGGCGCATCCTCAAGCGCTGTGTCGATTCACTCGCGCGCACCAGCTACCGGAATCATCGGGTTCTGATCATCGACAACGCGAGCGACGATCCCGACACCCGGCGCTATCTCGCCGGACTCGATCATCCCGTGCTCTCGATCCCGAACGGTCCCAGGGGCTTCAGCTTCGCGGCCATCAACAATCAGGCCGCGCGCCAGGTCACGAGCGACTATCTGCTGTTCCTCAACGACGACACCGAGGTGATCGCGCCCGACTGGCTCAGTCAGATGATGGGCCATGCGCGTCTGGAGGGCGTCGGGGCGGTCGGGGCGCGTCTGCTCTTCCCCAACGAGACCATCCAGCACGCCGGCATCGTGCACGGCTACTATGACGGTCTGGCCGGCCCGGCCTTCAAGGGCCATCCGCGCCGGCATCACGGCTATCTCTCCTATGCCATGGTCGGGCGCAACTATTCGGCCGTGACCGCCGCCTGTCTGCTGACGCCGCGCGCGCTCTTCGAGCGGCTCGGCGGTTTCGACGAGCAACAGTTCGCCGTGGCCTACAACGACGTGGATTACGGTTATCGGCTGATCGCCGCCGGCTATCGCTGTGTCTATGCCCCCGGCGCCGAGCTCTACCATCACGAGGGCTATTCGCGCGGACCGGGTCTGGACGATCCCGCCGAGGTGCTGAACTTCCGCGCCCGCTATCGCGACTATCGCGATCCCTATTACAACCCGAATCTGTCGCTCGACGACGAGGGGTTCCGGATCGCCTCGCGCCGTCTGCCTCGGGGATCGGCGCCCCGACCGATCCGCGTGCTCATGTGTGCCTTCACGCTCAACCACGAGGGCGCGCCCTACAGCCAATACGAACTCACGCTGGCGCTCAAGGAGGCCGGTGTCCTGGAACCGATCGTCTATTCGCCCTACGAGGGACCGCTGCGCGCGCTCTACGAACAGGCCGGCATCCGGGTCATCGTCGGCCCTCATCCGCTGCTGGGCGTCTTCGATCTCCAGGCCTACGAAGCGGCCATCGACCGCTTCGCCGCGCTGGCCGAGTCGCTCGGGGTCGATCTGATCTATGCCAACACCCTCCAGACCTTCTATGCCATCGCCGCCGCCCGGCGTCTGGGCAAGCCCAGCCTCTGGAACGTGCGCGAGAGCGAGCCCTGGCAGACCTATTTCGACTTCCTCGCGCCGCCGCTGGCCGTCGAGGCGCTCGGCTGCTTCAGCGAACCCTATCGGATCATCTTCGTCGCCGAGACCACGCGACGCCAGTTCGAGCCGCTCAACAGCCGCAACAACTTCTCGGTGATCCACAACGGACTCAACCCGGCGCGTTTCCAGGGTGTGCTTCAGGAGGGGGCGCGGCAGGAGGCCCGTCGCCGGCTCGAGGTCGCCGATCAGGACTTCGTCGTCCTGCTGCTCGGCACGGTCTGTGAGCGCAAGGGTCAGCTCGATCTGGTCCAGGCCTGTGCCCATCTGCCGCCGGAAGTCGCGGCAAGGCTGCGCGTGTTCATCGTCGGCGACCGTCCGGGCGACTACAGTCTCAGGCTGCATCGCGCCCGTGAGGCGCTGGCGCCCGCGTTGCGCGAGCGTATCCACATCATCGCCGAGGTCGGTCAGCCCGCGCTCTATTACGCGGCGGCCGACTGCTTCGTCTGCACCTCGCGCATCGAGAGCTATCCGCGCGTCATCCTCGAGGCCATGGCCTTCGAGCTGCCGATCGTCTCGGCGCCGACCTATGGTGTCGTCGAGCAGGTACGCGAGGGCATCAATGCCGACTTCTATCCGGCCGGCCGTCCGCGCGTCCTGGCCGAGCGCCTGCGGGCGTTGATGGACGATCCCGAGCGTCTGGCGCGCTACAGGCGCAATGCGCCCCTGGTCCTGCGTTCACTGACCCAGTTCGACGAGATGGCCGCGGCCTATGCCCGCCTGTTCGAAGAGGCCGCCGAGTCGTTCGAACAACCGACACCGAGTTTCAGCGCGTGA